A part of Tachysurus vachellii isolate PV-2020 chromosome 4, HZAU_Pvac_v1, whole genome shotgun sequence genomic DNA contains:
- the LOC132845019 gene encoding membrane-spanning 4-domains subfamily A member 4A-like isoform X2: MGFSLVHTQSTSHTWSTLGSKEIFYKLLLARKPNAAKRQRTRTFLHQKICRRLVIMTPVTAPADSRLFRCSAFLKGEPKALGTVQIMIGSLNFLFGIVLSLLIVTPMVISGITLWGSLVFISSGALSVATAKKHNPCMVNTSLGMNVFSAVVARVLIILLSVYMLILRFSIDLCEYYSSSDYSSNYSSYRCQQRVQSMYGLYGVLLVFAVLEFIISICTSSFACKATCCSTTTMTTQVIYTQQQQQPMNQQLIQIPAYNQVPQQAPVITYNV, translated from the exons ATGGGTTTCAGCCTGGTTCACACTCAGTCGACCTCACACACATGGTCTACTTTAGGAAGTAAGGAAATATTCTACAAACTTCTACTCGCTCGCAAGCCAAACGCAGCCAAGCGGCAGAGAACCAGGACCTTCCTTCATCAG AAAATCTGTCGACGCCTCGTCATCATGACCCCTGTAACGGCTCCTGCTGATTCCCGACTCTTCCGATGCTCAGCTTTTCTGAAAGGCGAGCCCAAAGCACTGGGG ACTGTGCAGATCATGATCGGAAGCTTGAATTTCTTGTTCGGTATTGTTTTATCCTTGCTCATTGTCACACCCATGGTCATCAGTGGTATCACTTTGTGGGGATCTCTGGTC ttcatTAGCTCTGGTGCTTTATCAGTCGCTACAGCCAAAAAGCATAATCCATGCATG GTGAACACCTCGTTGGGAATGAACGTGTTCAGTGCTGTGGTTGCAAGGGTCTTGATCATTCTCCTCTCAGTGTACATGTTGATTCTGCGTTTCTCCATTGACTTGTGTGAATATTACTCCTCTAGTGACTATTCTTCAAACTATTCCTCATACAGATGTCAGCAGCGCGTTCAGTCAATG TATGGACTCTATGGAGTGTTGTTGGTTTTCGCTGTGCTCGAGTTCATCATTTCTATCTGCACTTCTTCTTTCGCCTGTAAAGCTACCTGCTGCTCCACAACTACA ATGACTACACAGGTGAtttatacacaacaacaacaacaaccgatGAATCAACAGTTGATCCAAATTCCTGCCTACAACCAAGTTCCACAACAAGCTCCTGTAATCACCTACaatgtttaa
- the LOC132845019 gene encoding membrane-spanning 4-domains subfamily A member 4A-like isoform X1 produces MGFSLVHTQSTSHTWSTLGSKEIFYKLLLARKPNAAKRQRTRTFLHQKICRRLVIMTPVTAPADSRLFRCSAFLKGEPKALGTVQIMIGSLNFLFGIVLSLLIVTPMVISGITLWGSLVFISSGALSVATAKKHNPCMVNTSLGMNVFSAVVARVLIILLSVYMLILRFSIDLCEYYSSSDYSSNYSSYRCQQRVQSMYGLYGVLLVFAVLEFIISICTSSFACKATCCSTTTQMTTQVIYTQQQQQPMNQQLIQIPAYNQVPQQAPVITYNV; encoded by the exons ATGGGTTTCAGCCTGGTTCACACTCAGTCGACCTCACACACATGGTCTACTTTAGGAAGTAAGGAAATATTCTACAAACTTCTACTCGCTCGCAAGCCAAACGCAGCCAAGCGGCAGAGAACCAGGACCTTCCTTCATCAG AAAATCTGTCGACGCCTCGTCATCATGACCCCTGTAACGGCTCCTGCTGATTCCCGACTCTTCCGATGCTCAGCTTTTCTGAAAGGCGAGCCCAAAGCACTGGGG ACTGTGCAGATCATGATCGGAAGCTTGAATTTCTTGTTCGGTATTGTTTTATCCTTGCTCATTGTCACACCCATGGTCATCAGTGGTATCACTTTGTGGGGATCTCTGGTC ttcatTAGCTCTGGTGCTTTATCAGTCGCTACAGCCAAAAAGCATAATCCATGCATG GTGAACACCTCGTTGGGAATGAACGTGTTCAGTGCTGTGGTTGCAAGGGTCTTGATCATTCTCCTCTCAGTGTACATGTTGATTCTGCGTTTCTCCATTGACTTGTGTGAATATTACTCCTCTAGTGACTATTCTTCAAACTATTCCTCATACAGATGTCAGCAGCGCGTTCAGTCAATG TATGGACTCTATGGAGTGTTGTTGGTTTTCGCTGTGCTCGAGTTCATCATTTCTATCTGCACTTCTTCTTTCGCCTGTAAAGCTACCTGCTGCTCCACAACTACA CAGATGACTACACAGGTGAtttatacacaacaacaacaacaaccgatGAATCAACAGTTGATCCAAATTCCTGCCTACAACCAAGTTCCACAACAAGCTCCTGTAATCACCTACaatgtttaa